A window from Vigna angularis cultivar LongXiaoDou No.4 chromosome 7, ASM1680809v1, whole genome shotgun sequence encodes these proteins:
- the LOC108337811 gene encoding protein RADIALIS-like 3 encodes MASSSVWTTKQNKKFENALAIYDKDTPDRWQNLARAVGGKTVEEVKRHYEMLVDDLKQIEEGRVPLPNYRKVAATEAGSIRGYSYMNEEQRMKVLSLR; translated from the exons ATGGCCTCAAGCTCAGTTTGGACAACAAAGCAGAACAAGAAGTTTGAGAATGCTTTGGCCATCTACGACAAGGACACCCCAGATCGGTGGCAGAACTTGGCCAGGGCAGTGGGAGGAAAAACAGTGGAAGAAGTGAAAAGGCACTATGAGATGCTTGTTGATGATTTGAAGCAGATTGAAGAAGGTCGTGTGCCCTTGCCCAATTACAGAAAAGTTGCTGCAACAGAAGCAGGCAGCATCAGAGGTTACAGTTACATGAATGAAGAACAAAG GATGAAAGTCCTAAGCCTCAGGTGA
- the LOC108338050 gene encoding uncharacterized protein LOC108338050 isoform X1, with the protein MEASTSSYKIILGSSSVARRKILSEMGYQFTLMTADIDEKSIRKETPEELVMALAEAKANAIISKLQSTSNQERVVEPTILIAADTAEAILQRLPVDDYLKDAEPTLLITSDQVVVYEGVIREKPTSKEEARQFLKDYSGRHAATVGSVLVTNLKTGFRKGDSDRVEIYFNEIPDEIIEKLVDEGITLNVAGGLIIEHPSILPFVKEVVGTTDSVMGLPKSLTEKLLKEAL; encoded by the exons ATGGAAGCTTCCACTTCTTCCTACAAG ATTATATTGGGTTCGTCTTCCGTCGCACGCCGCAAGATATTATCCGAAATGGGATACCAATTCACATTAATG ACTGCGGATATTGATGAGAAGAGCATCCGAAAGGAAACTCCAGAAGAGTTGGTTATGGCTCTGGCCGAAGCCAAG GCCAATGCCATTATATCCAAACTGCAATCTACCAGTAATCAAGAGAGGGTTGTTGAACCAACTATTTTAATTGCAGCAGACACA GCAGAAGCCATCTTGCAAAGGCTCCCTGTTGATGACTACTTAAAGGATGCGGAGCCAACACTATTAATTACCTCTGACCAA GTGGTGGTGTACGAAGGTGTGATTAGGGAAAAGCCAACAAGCAAAGAAGAAGCTCGACAATTCTTGAAAG ATTATTCTGGAAGGCATGCTGCAACTGTGGGATCTGTACTAGTTACTAACCTCAAAACAGGATTTAGAAAAGGAGATTCAGATCGTGTGGAG ATATATTTCAATGAAATACCTGATGAAATCATTGAGAAGCTG GTTGACGAGGGAATTACTCTCAATGTTGCTGGTGGGCTGATAATAGAGCATCCTTCAATACTGCCATTTGTCAAAGAAGTG GTGGGAACAACCGACAGTGTGATGGGACTCCCAAAAAGTCTGACCGAAAAACTGTTGAAGGAGGCTCTGTAG
- the LOC108338050 gene encoding uncharacterized protein LOC108338050 isoform X2: protein MEASTSSYKIILGSSSVARRKILSEMGYQFTLMTADIDEKSIRKETPEELVMALAEAKANAIISKLQSTSNQERVVEPTILIAADTVVVYEGVIREKPTSKEEARQFLKDYSGRHAATVGSVLVTNLKTGFRKGDSDRVEIYFNEIPDEIIEKLVDEGITLNVAGGLIIEHPSILPFVKEVVGTTDSVMGLPKSLTEKLLKEAL, encoded by the exons ATGGAAGCTTCCACTTCTTCCTACAAG ATTATATTGGGTTCGTCTTCCGTCGCACGCCGCAAGATATTATCCGAAATGGGATACCAATTCACATTAATG ACTGCGGATATTGATGAGAAGAGCATCCGAAAGGAAACTCCAGAAGAGTTGGTTATGGCTCTGGCCGAAGCCAAG GCCAATGCCATTATATCCAAACTGCAATCTACCAGTAATCAAGAGAGGGTTGTTGAACCAACTATTTTAATTGCAGCAGACACA GTGGTGGTGTACGAAGGTGTGATTAGGGAAAAGCCAACAAGCAAAGAAGAAGCTCGACAATTCTTGAAAG ATTATTCTGGAAGGCATGCTGCAACTGTGGGATCTGTACTAGTTACTAACCTCAAAACAGGATTTAGAAAAGGAGATTCAGATCGTGTGGAG ATATATTTCAATGAAATACCTGATGAAATCATTGAGAAGCTG GTTGACGAGGGAATTACTCTCAATGTTGCTGGTGGGCTGATAATAGAGCATCCTTCAATACTGCCATTTGTCAAAGAAGTG GTGGGAACAACCGACAGTGTGATGGGACTCCCAAAAAGTCTGACCGAAAAACTGTTGAAGGAGGCTCTGTAG
- the LOC108338050 gene encoding uncharacterized protein LOC108338050 isoform X3 yields MEASTSSYKIILGSSSVARRKILSEMGYQFTLMTADIDEKSIRKETPEELVMALAEAKAEAILQRLPVDDYLKDAEPTLLITSDQVVVYEGVIREKPTSKEEARQFLKDYSGRHAATVGSVLVTNLKTGFRKGDSDRVEIYFNEIPDEIIEKLVDEGITLNVAGGLIIEHPSILPFVKEVVGTTDSVMGLPKSLTEKLLKEAL; encoded by the exons ATGGAAGCTTCCACTTCTTCCTACAAG ATTATATTGGGTTCGTCTTCCGTCGCACGCCGCAAGATATTATCCGAAATGGGATACCAATTCACATTAATG ACTGCGGATATTGATGAGAAGAGCATCCGAAAGGAAACTCCAGAAGAGTTGGTTATGGCTCTGGCCGAAGCCAAG GCAGAAGCCATCTTGCAAAGGCTCCCTGTTGATGACTACTTAAAGGATGCGGAGCCAACACTATTAATTACCTCTGACCAA GTGGTGGTGTACGAAGGTGTGATTAGGGAAAAGCCAACAAGCAAAGAAGAAGCTCGACAATTCTTGAAAG ATTATTCTGGAAGGCATGCTGCAACTGTGGGATCTGTACTAGTTACTAACCTCAAAACAGGATTTAGAAAAGGAGATTCAGATCGTGTGGAG ATATATTTCAATGAAATACCTGATGAAATCATTGAGAAGCTG GTTGACGAGGGAATTACTCTCAATGTTGCTGGTGGGCTGATAATAGAGCATCCTTCAATACTGCCATTTGTCAAAGAAGTG GTGGGAACAACCGACAGTGTGATGGGACTCCCAAAAAGTCTGACCGAAAAACTGTTGAAGGAGGCTCTGTAG
- the LOC108338049 gene encoding 3-ketoacyl-CoA synthase 4, which produces MTTGGGGGAGAGDSAVGVRIQQQSRMALPDFLQSVNLKYVKLGYHYLISNLLTLFLVPLILITLIQVSQTTDLHHLWLHLQYNLLTILTCSGVLVFGLTLYAVTRPRAVYLVDSACFRPADHLKAPFRSFMDHSRLTGDFEESSLDFQRKILERSGLGEETYVPEAMHSIPPQPSMAAARAEAEQVMFGALDNLFQNTSLKPKDIGILIVNCSLFNPTPSLSAMIVNKYKLRGNIRSFNLGGMGCSAGVIAVDLAKDLLQIHRNTYAVVVSTENITQNWYFGNKKSMLIPNCLFRVGCSALLLSNKLADRRRAKYRLVHVVRTHRGADDKAFRCVYQEQDDAGKTGVSLSKDLMAIAGGALKTNITTLGPLVLPISEQLLFFVTLLMKKLFKADVKPYIPDFKLAFDHFCIHAGGRAVIDELEKNLQLRPEHVEASRMTLHRFGNTSSSSIWYELAYIEAKGRVRKGNRVWQIAFGSGFKCNSAVWQALRNIKPSPNGPWEDCIDKYPVEIVT; this is translated from the coding sequence ATGACCaccggaggaggaggaggagcagGCGCCGGCGACTCCGCAGTGGGAGTTCGGATCCAGCAGCAGAGCCGAATGGCGCTCCCAGATTTCCTTCAGAGCGTGAATCTCAAGTACGTGAAATTAGGTTACCACTACTTGATCTCCAACCTCTTAACCCTATTTCTAGTTCCTTTGATCCTCATCACGCTAATCCAGGTCTCCCAGACCACCGACCTCCACCACCTCTGGCTCCACCTCCAGTACAACCTCCTCACCATCCTTACCTGCTCCGGCGTCCTCGTCTTCGGCCTCACGCTTTACGCCGTCACGCGCCCACGCGCTGTCTACCTTGTAGACTCTGCCTGCTTCCGCCCCGCCGACCACCTCAAAGCGCCCTTCCGGAGTTTCATGGACCACTCCCGCCTCACGGGAGACTTCGAGGAGTCGTCCCTGGATTTCCAGCGCAAGATCCTGGAACGCTCTGGGCTCGGGGAGGAGACCTACGTCCCCGAGGCCATGCACTCTATTCCGCCGCAGCCGTCGATGGCTGCGGCCAGAGCGGAGGCGGAACAAGTCATGTTTGGTGCCTTGGATAATCTCTTCCAAAACACCAGCCTTAAGCCTAAGGATATTGGTATTCTTATTGTGAATTGTAGCTTGTTTAACCCTACGCCCTCGCTCTCGGCGATGATTGTTAATAAGTACAAATTGAGAGGGAACATTAGGAGCTTTAATTTGGGAGGGATGGGGTGCAGTGCTGGGGTTATTGCGGTTGATCTTGCAAAGGACCTTTTGCAGATTCATAGGAACACTTATGCCGTGGTTGTTAGCACTGAGAACATTACTCAGAATTGGTACTTTGGGAACAAGAAGTCCATGCTCATCCCCAATTGCCTCTTCCGGGTGGGCTGCTCCGCACTGCTGCTGTCGAACAAGCTGGCCGATCGGAGGCGGGCGAAGTACCGGCTTGTCCATGTTGTGAGAACTCATCGCGGTGCCGATGACAAGGCGTTCCGGTGTGTTTACCAGGAGCAGGATGATGCTGGCAAGACTGGAGTTTCTTTGTCAAAGGATTTGATGGCAATTGCTGGTGGAGCATTGAAAACCAACATCACCACACTCGGTCCTTTGGTGCTACCAATTAGTGAGCAGCTTCTGTTTTTTGTGACTTTGCTGATGAAGAAGTTATTCAAGGCTGATGTGAAGCCTTACATACCGGATTTCAAGCTTGCTTTTGATCACTTTTGCATACATGCTGGAGGCAGGGCTGTGATTGATGAGCTGGAGAAGAACCTGCAGCTGCGTCCTGAGCATGTGGAGGCTTCTAGGATGACCCTGCACCGATTTGGGAACACTTCCTCTAGCTCCATTTGGTATGAGTTGGCTTACATTGAAGCCAAAGGGAGGGTGAGGAAGGGCAACAGGGTTTGGCAAATTGCATTTGGAAGTGGTTTCAAATGTAACAGTGCTGTTTGGCAGGCACTGAGAAATATTAAGCCTTCTCCTAATGGACCATGGGAAGATTGCATCGATAAGTATCCTGTGGAAATTGTCacatag
- the LOC108337068 gene encoding sugar transporter ERD6-like 6 yields MSLREENEEGRDLKKPFLHTGSWYRMSGRQSSVFGSTQAIRDSSISVIACVLIVALGPLQFGFTAGYTSPTQAAIITDLGLSVSEFSLFGSLSNVGAMVGAIASGQIAEYIGRKGSLMIASIPNIIGWLAISFANDSSFLYMGRLLEGFGVGIISYTVPVYIAEISPPNLRGGLVAVHQLSVTLGIMVAYLLGIFVEWRILAILGILPCTILIPGLFFIPESPRWLAKMGMTEEFETSLQVLRGFDTDISAEVNEIKRAVASSNRRTTIRFADLKQRRYWLPLMIGIGLLMLQQLSGINGVLFYSSTIFRSAGISSSDSATLGVGAVQVLATSLTLWLADKSGRRLLLIVSATGMTFSLLLVAISFYVKDIVSETSSLYGILSTLSVVGVMAMVIAFSLGMGAMPWIIISEILPLNIKGLAGSVATLANWLISWLVTLTANMLLDWSSGGTFTIYALVCAFTVGFVTIWVPETKGRSIEEIQMSFR; encoded by the exons ATGAGTTTGAGAGAGGAAAATGAAGAGGGAAGGGATCTGAAGAAGCCATTTCTTCACACAGGAAGTTGGTATCGTATGAGTGGGAGACAATCCAGTGTGTTTGGTTCCACACAGGCCATTCGTGATTCCTCCATCTCAGTCATTGCTTGTGTTCTGATCGTTGCTTTGGGTCCTCTTCAGTTTGGTTTCACT GCTGGTTATACCTCACCTACCCAAGCTGCTATAATCACTGATCTAGGCCTCTCGGTCTCCGAG TTTTCTTTGTTTGGTTCTTTGTCCAATGTCGGTGCCATGGTTGGAGCAATAGCTAGTGGTCAGATTGCGGAGTATATAGGGCGTAAAGGG TCTTTGATGATTGCATCCATTCCGAATATTATTGGTTGGCTCGCTATCTCTTTTGCAAAT gattcctcttttctttatATGGGAAGATTGTTGGAAGGGTTTGGAGTAGGGATAATATCTTACACg GTGCCGGTGTATATAGCTGAGATATCACCGCCAAACTTGAGGGGTGGTTTGGTTGCAGTTCACCAG CTCTCTGTCACCCTTGGAATCATGGTGGCGTATCTGCTGGGGATTTTTGTTGAATGGAGAATCCTTGCAATTTTAG GAATTTTACCATGTACAATATTGATACCTGGCCTATTTTTCATTCCTGAATCTCCTAGATGGCTG GCAAAAATGGGAATGACAGAAGAATTTGAAACTTCCTTGCAAGTACTCCGAGGCTTTGACACTGATATTTCTGCTGAAGTGAATGAAATTAAG AGGGCTGTTGCTTCAAGCAACAGAAGAACAACAATTCGATTTGCAGATCTCAAACAAAGAAGATATTGGCTGCCTTTAATG ATTGGCATTGGACTACTTATGTTGCAACAGCTTTCTGGAATTAATGGTGTTCTTTTTTATTCCAGTACCATCTTTCGAAGTGCTG GAATTAGTTCAAGTGATTCAGCAACATTAGGAGTTGGTGCTGTTCAG GTTCTTGCCACCAGTTTAACTTTGTGGTTGGCCGACAAATCTGGCCGTCGTCTTCTACTTATT GTCTCTGCAACTGGAATGACTTTTAGTCTCTTGCTTGTTGCAATCTCATTCTATGTAAag GATATTGTATCAGAAACTTCTTCCTTGTATGGGATATTGAGCACCTTGTCAGTGGTTGGAGTTATG GCCATGGTTATTGCATTCTCTCTGGGAATGGGAGCTATGCCATGGATTATAATTTCTGAG ATTCTTCCATTAAACATCAAAGGCTTAGCGGGGAGTGTTGCAACACTTGCCAATTGGTTAATTTCTTGGCTGGTTACACTAACAGCTAATATGCTCTTGGATTGGAGTTCTGGAG GTACCTTCACCATATATGCATTAGTATGTGCCTTCACTGTAGGATTTGTTACCATTTGGGTCCCTGAGACCAAGGGAAGATCCATTGAAGAAATCCAAATGTCTTTCAGATGA
- the LOC108337885 gene encoding uncharacterized protein LOC108337885: protein MAKLSLGLVFALVLSVALHSVLCDDNPWLSVIEQAKSEATKAGLSEDTIFGAEKAVADGSAQKAAEEAMNSGSFNDWVQQAGVMVNEGSSAQNLPDDEEEDNLGELEFAPKRFTSEAPAEAPTEQILIEEVTMELSEEPSEGPQAQSPSAE, encoded by the exons ATGGCAAAGCTATCATTAGGGTTGGTATTCGCATTGGTGTTGAGTGTGGCATTGCATTCAGTTTTGTGTGATGATAATCCTTGGCTGAGTGTGATTGAGCAAGCAAAAAGTGAAGCAACCAAAGCAGGTTTATCTGAAGACACAATATTTGGGGCTGAGAAGGCTGTAGCAGATGGTTCTGCTCAAAAGGCTGCTGAGGAGGCCATGAATTCAGGATCTTTCAATGATTGGGTTCAACAAGCTGG TGTTATGGTGAACGAGGGTTCATCAGCACAGAATCTTCCtgatgatgaagaggaagacAATTTAGGAGAACTAGAATTTGCACCAAAAAGATTCACATCAGAGGCACCAGCAGAGGCACCAACAGAGCAAATATTAATAGAGGAAGTAACAATGGAACTATCAGAGGAACCATCAGAGGGACCCCAAGCACAATCGCCCTCTGCAGAATGA